The DNA segment CAGCATTATCGGGAGTATCGACGCCAGATCGTCGAGCCGCTGGCCCATTGGTTCACGCAGTGCGAGACGTTGCTGGTGGTGACCGATTTGACCATGCTGCTGGCCGGCGGGGTGGGAATGTACAACGGACAGAAGCAGATGCTTTCCCAGGTCGTCGATTATCTCGCCCCCGGCCGCGGGCCTTTCAACCGCTGGGCCGATCGCATCGTCAGGACGGGGAGCTGGGGCCGGTTCAGTGCCGGCGATCTCTTAAAGCTCACCTCCGCCGGACGGCTGCGAATGTCGGGCGTTCGGCGTGTCGCGTTCGTGGCGACCAAAGCGGACAAAATCCATGTCGATGACCACGATAAGCTCTTGGGCCTGCTCCACGACATGACGCGGAATCTGGCGGTGCAGGGGCGGTTTACCGGTGGTTTGAAGGTCGAGGAATTCGTGTGCGCGGCCGTCAAATCGAGCGTGAGCCTACCGGAATACCCGTTCCTAGATGCCCGATTGACGACCGCGTCGCAGAACGGCGAAGCCGACTTGCAACGATTTGAGACCGCCCAGGTGCCCGAGCATTGGCCGGACAAGTGGGCGGCCGGGGATTTCGTCTTTCCAGACGTCTTCCCTTTGATGCCATCGAACCGCGATCTGCCTCCCCGGCACATCGGGTTGGATCGGGTTGTCAACTATGTCCTGGCGGGCCAATAGTCGTCATTTGGAGCGCAAGCGGCGAAATCGCACACATGAATTGCCGCCGTTTGTCCCATCCATTGCAAACTCCGGGCGCCAATCTTGAGGAATTCAAATGAGCGATCATCCTGAAAGTATCCAGGGTTCGACCCGATCGACGCCGTTAGTTCTCGGAGATCCGAATTCCGGTAAGAGTCCGTTCGAGGCAAGCGAGAAAGAGAAGTCATCGGCGTTGACAGATGCCGGACAAGTTGACGCGGGAACCAGCCAGCGCCGGAGCTATCGGCAATCCCTGGGCGTTCCACCGCAGACGGCGACTGTTTTCGAGACGGTTCCACGAGCGGATAGCCGGTTGACCGAAGCCTGGGATCGGCCGCTTTCCGACGACGATGAAAGCGAAACAGCCCTCGAATCGAACTCTTGGGGCCAGCCGCTGCTCCGCCCTAGTGTGATCGCCATTCTGCTTTTGCTCGGCAGTCTTGTATCGCTATTTGTCCTCAGCCAGGTCCTGCTGTTGATCACTCAGTTGTCCCAATTGCCGGGCTGGGTTCGCCCACTCGGCTACGCGGGAGCCGCGGTATTGTGCGGCCTGACGGTTTACGCAATGGTCCGCGTCGGCCTTTGCTACTTCAGTCTCCGGGCGACCGAGCGGATTTCGCTGCGGTCGCTTGGCGCGCTGCGGCAGCGGGCGCGCCTCCGCTCCGCTGCAATCAAGCGCATTCGCGAGGCGCGGCAAAGCTTAGCCGAGTTGCTCGACAAGTATCCGATGTCCAACTGGTCAGAGGTCAAGCAACTCAAGAAGTTGGGCATGACTCCTCAAGAGATCAAGAGCCTCGCCCAGTATCGACAACGGCTCCTGGCCGACACGGGCGGAGCGAGCGAGGGGTGGATGGAGAATTTCAACCGGCAGTTTTTGCAACTCTTGGACGTAATAGCCGATCGCCGGATCAAGCTGTATGCCAAGCGATCGGGGATCACAACGGGAGCTGCCCACCGCGGATCCATCGACACGATCATCGTCGCGATGAATGCTTATCTGATGGTCGGCGATCTGTGCCGGATCTACAACGTGCGGGCCGGCGCCTGGGGGACAGCGCGGATCCTGGGCCATATTTTCTTCAACACGTTTGCCGCTAGTCACGTCGATCAATTGTCGGACGTCGCTGCCGATCATGCTGCCAACGTCATGTCGCAACACGCGGACCATTTGGAGCCTGTAGCCGGCGCCGTCGGGGGCGCGGTCGGCGGAGCGGTCGGCGGAGCGGTCGGCCACATTCCAGGGGCGCTGGTCGGCGCCAAGGTTGCGTCCAAAGTGGCGTCCCGATTCATCAGCGGCGGGGTGAATGCGATTTTGTTGTATCGGCTCGGAAGGGCGGCCGTGCGGCAATTACGCCCGTTACAGGAGCGGCCGGGGGCGACATGATCTGTGAGAACGAAACGACCAGAATCTAGTAGTCGTCCCGCAGGATGCCTCTTTCATCCTCGAAGGCACGGCCGCACCAGTCGTCGTATCTCACTTGTGAGAAGTGACTTGTGCCAAGTTCATCGGAATGATTGAAATCCGCTTAGTTGTGTCCACCACTATGCCGGATTCAATCTTTCGCTGAACTTCATCGCAGTATTCTTATTCCCTCAAACCGTCATTCGGCTGGCGGAGTTCGGCGCGGCGGTCGATCCAACCGAAGCGTCCGGGAGGAAGACCTCAACCTGCTTCGGTGTTGCGGACCGCCGCGTCCAATGAAACCTCGTTTCGCGACCTCGGTGGTTTCGACCGACGCGCCGAATTGCCGGGAAAACCCACCCTCGGGCGTGAACACCGACGTGATCAGAGGCAGCAGCGTAATCCGTTCGGGCGATGGGACCGAAACGTTCTGAATTCGGATTGTTAGGCGCGTCGATCGAGCAGATTGACAGGCTACGGAGCCGGGGCCGGCATTGTTATACTTAAGATTGAATAATCCGCTTCGTGCGGGCCGCCGCAAAACGAACCGCGGAGGCCGTGATCGCGCGTACCAGGTATTTCACGTCGTAACTGTGCAGCACAAACTGCTGCGAAAGCTCGTCAAACAATTCGGGCTGCGACGGCGGACCGGCCGTGTCGAGATGATCGACCGGACTGACCAGGCCGCGGCCAAAGAAATAAACCTACAACCGATTCACCGCGGCCTGGGCGAACCACGGATTGGGGGAGCTGGTGATCCATTTGGCCAGCACCGTCCGCTAAGTCACCCCAGGCTGGTTAGCCGGCGCGGCGCCGTCAAGGAATTGCGGCTTGACGACATATTTTCGTCTCGGGGATGAGGAGGCTGTCGTCTTCCAGGGCGGCGATTGGCGTCGCGGCGGACGAAGCAGGATCAGCCGCTTCGTCTTGCATGTCCTTCAAGAACGCGGCGTACTGCCAGAACTGTTGCCGCTTCCAACTGGCGAACGGATGGTCGTGACACTGGGCGCATTGCAATTGAATGCCCAGAAAGACTCGCGATGTGCTAGCCGCCAACAACTCGGGTTTGAATTCGGCCGCCTGGAAAAACGCGGCCGCGCTAGGCTCGCTGGCATCGGTCTGGGCCGCGTGGACTTGCGCCGTGATTAATTCGCGGGCGATTTCGTCGTAGGGCATGTTGACCGCGAAGCGCAGCCGCAACCAGTTTTCCAGCGCCGCGGTTTTGTACCGCAACAGCGGAAATACACAAATCTTTCCCGGACGGGGGAGTCTTGTTGCAAACCAAACGAACAGTAGCTTAGGATGGTTCAAATACGGGGCCGATTAGCCCTTTTGGCGGGCCGAACGGGTTGTGGATTCCAGTCAGCCTCGAAGCGGATCTTCGTAAAACCCACGGTCTGTGCGTCTAATACGGGGACCGATTGCTGCCGGCTTGTACGATCGATCGACCATAGGGGGTCTGAAGTCATGCGCAGGCTGTCAATCAACTTTTTGGCCGTAGGCACGGCGGCGGGCGGCTTCATGCTTGCGCTTGGAGCCCAAATGGCTTGGGGGCAGGTGCTTAACACAAATGCCGTCGCCAGCGACTCGCCGTCACCCAACGACCTCAATCAGCCCTTTCTGCTCCCTTCCGTCCCCAGCGACGTGGTGGAATCGATCGACGATTACCGCCGCTATTGCCAGCGCCAATATTGGGAGAAGGCTTTCGAACAACTGGATAAGTTGAGTTCGGCCAAATCAACCGGCTTGGTGCACGACAAGGATGGCGTGATGATTCCGCCCGCTCTGTTGTTGGCGCGGTTGATTTTGGACCTGCCCGAGGACGGCAAGAACGCCTTCCGGCTATTTTACGATGCCGATGCCAAAAGTCTGCTGGAACAGGCGCAGGGGAAAGACGAGGAAGGAAAGCTAGCCAAGGTCGCCACGCAGTTTCTCTTCACGGCCTCCGGCGATCTGGCCGCCGACCGTTGGGGAGATTTGCTGTTTGAGCGCGGTGATTTTTCGCGCGCAATCGGCGCCTGGCGCAGCATTTTAAGGAACCATCCGGATAGCGGCATTCCGCAGCCGCAATTGCTGGTAAAGGTTGCCGTCGCCGCGGCACGCGATGGCCATTGGCCGGAGTTTCAGGAAATCAAACAGCAAATTCACGAGCGTCAGTCGGAGGCCAGCGTGACCGTGGGCGGCCAAAGCGTGCGGGCCATCGATTATTTGGAAAAGCTGTCCGCGTCTGGCCCAGCCCAAACGACGGCGGTTGGCGCGGCCCAGTCGGCCGCCAAGGTGCGACTGTCGCCCGACGCCAAGCCACTATGGCAATTCCGCTGGTTCGCACAGATTAATCCCATTTTGGGTAATCGAGAGGGCTTGGCCTTGTACGACCAGAGGTACGGCCGGCAGTTTGCCTCCAATTTTGTGCCCCCCGTCGCGATCGACGACGCGCGAGTCTACTCGGACTTCGTCGGCTATGACATCGGCATCAATCTGCAGTCCGGAAAGCTTGCCTGGCGCAGCGGGCGGTTTTACGATCTGATGAAAAACGACAATGGCCAAAACCAAATCAACCAGGGGCGCAATCTGCTGCTGGAACAATCCGGAATCATTTGCACTAAAGACCGCGTCTGGTCGGTGGCGCACGACACAACCAATCAAAACAACGGCGAAAGCCATTATTACCTGATCGCGCGCGACGTCGCGACCGGCAAGGAATCGTTCAACAGCAAAACGGCCTCTGGCGTTCGCGATTGGACCATGACCGGCACGCCCATCGCCGACGACAGCCA comes from the Pirellulales bacterium genome and includes:
- a CDS encoding DUF697 domain-containing protein — translated: MSDHPESIQGSTRSTPLVLGDPNSGKSPFEASEKEKSSALTDAGQVDAGTSQRRSYRQSLGVPPQTATVFETVPRADSRLTEAWDRPLSDDDESETALESNSWGQPLLRPSVIAILLLLGSLVSLFVLSQVLLLITQLSQLPGWVRPLGYAGAAVLCGLTVYAMVRVGLCYFSLRATERISLRSLGALRQRARLRSAAIKRIREARQSLAELLDKYPMSNWSEVKQLKKLGMTPQEIKSLAQYRQRLLADTGGASEGWMENFNRQFLQLLDVIADRRIKLYAKRSGITTGAAHRGSIDTIIVAMNAYLMVGDLCRIYNVRAGAWGTARILGHIFFNTFAASHVDQLSDVAADHAANVMSQHADHLEPVAGAVGGAVGGAVGGAVGHIPGALVGAKVASKVASRFISGGVNAILLYRLGRAAVRQLRPLQERPGAT
- a CDS encoding DUF1549 domain-containing protein — translated: MRYKTAALENWLRLRFAVNMPYDEIARELITAQVHAAQTDASEPSAAAFFQAAEFKPELLAASTSRVFLGIQLQCAQCHDHPFASWKRQQFWQYAAFLKDMQDEAADPASSAATPIAALEDDSLLIPETKICRQAAIP
- a CDS encoding PQQ-binding-like beta-propeller repeat protein, which encodes MRRLSINFLAVGTAAGGFMLALGAQMAWGQVLNTNAVASDSPSPNDLNQPFLLPSVPSDVVESIDDYRRYCQRQYWEKAFEQLDKLSSAKSTGLVHDKDGVMIPPALLLARLILDLPEDGKNAFRLFYDADAKSLLEQAQGKDEEGKLAKVATQFLFTASGDLAADRWGDLLFERGDFSRAIGAWRSILRNHPDSGIPQPQLLVKVAVAAARDGHWPEFQEIKQQIHERQSEASVTVGGQSVRAIDYLEKLSASGPAQTTAVGAAQSAAKVRLSPDAKPLWQFRWFAQINPILGNREGLALYDQRYGRQFASNFVPPVAIDDARVYSDFVGYDIGINLQSGKLAWRSGRFYDLMKNDNGQNQINQGRNLLLEQSGIICTKDRVWSVAHDTTNQNNGESHYYLIARDVATGKESFNSKTASGVRDWTMTGTPIADDSHIYLGAFKPNQPSDVYALCLNAADGKLMWNAKIGSYKNDPRQLYYNATVRSTVPSLLLSGGRLYFDTQAGSFVQINPAAGEIVWGLNYDSEMPTSDRDYGQAPEQCTVSAPMLAGGVLYFKGMRSRRLYAVDPNGPKILWRRPVSVGSVLVGVDRERIYMGGAEIMAYDLKTKQLLWSKPVPMGTGWIHPLLTDDRIYEFTPRGIYEIEKTTGEVVQIFRGIDMDSLGGSLLLTPRAIVAVSNLAITAYPLESTDGAAKEQSE